The following proteins are encoded in a genomic region of Triticum dicoccoides isolate Atlit2015 ecotype Zavitan chromosome 1B, WEW_v2.0, whole genome shotgun sequence:
- the LOC119303930 gene encoding protein GRAVITROPIC IN THE LIGHT 1-like, whose amino-acid sequence METLMAAELPQQKAGGLARRLARLLRRKRSPAGSGVAYSVASDVYDESLDSSINSLSQLKLSGNMAAAYSLDALFKTATKKKGAPRQSPVPAADAHAFVANLFVEVSAVKASYARLQLAQHPYDAEAIQSADAALVVELGKLLDHRRQYVRDPVGAAKNAEAGPAAIANEQRHLIRTYEITARKLETELRARDAEAQRARDELADELRATRALEERVHPGRTLVTLDDLHFSGLNATHFLTALRLSVKSVRSFARSMLDEMRLAGWDPAAAAGAVHPSVPLRHAGDAKFALESYITLKMFTNFHRRDFGLNHLQERGSYDQRRFFEEFAELKTVPASTLLDAGSSRWSTLGKFLRDRYISVVHERMEMAFFGRPVQRALLNAGAAFPETAWFAEFAEMARRVWLLHCLFFAFDGGDDGASIFQARAGDRFSEVYMESVSDMDEEDGAGMSLALAGNRVVGFTVVPGFIVGRSVMQSRVYLSRPARHT is encoded by the coding sequence ATGGAGACGCTAATGGCGGCCGAGCTGCCGCAGCAGAAGGCGGGGGGCCTCGCGCGGAGGCTTGCGAGGCTCCTCCGCCGCAAGCGCTCGCCGGCGGGGTCGGGCGTGGCGTATTCTGTGGCCAGCGATGTGTACGACGAGTCCCTCGACAGCTCCATCAACTCgctcagccagctcaagctctctgggAACATGGCTGCCGCCTACTCCCTCGACGCGCTGTTCAAGACTGCCACCAAGAAGAAGGGCGCGCCGCGCCAGTCTCCGGTGCCGGCGGCGGACGCGCATGCGTTTGTCGCGAACCTTTTCGTCGAGGTTTCCGCGGTGAAGGCGTCGTACGCTCGGCTGCAGCTCGCCCAGCACCCCTACGACGCCGAGGCGATACAGTCGGCGGACGCCGCGTTGGTCGTGGAGCTCGGCAAGCTCTTGGACCACAGGAGGCAGTACGTCAGGGACCCGGTCGGCGCCGCCAAGAACGCGGAGGCGGGCCCCGCCGCAATCGCCAACGAGCAGCGCCACCTCATTCGGACGTATGAGATCACGGCGCGCAAGCTGGAGACGGAGCTGCGCGCGCGGGACGCCGAAGCGCAGCGCGCCAGGGACGAGCTCGCCGACGAGCTCCGCGCCACGCGCGCACTGGAGGAGCGTGTCCACCCCGGTCGCACGCTCGTCACGCTTGACGACCTTCACTTCTCCGGCCTCAACGCCACTCACTTCCTCACCGCGTTGCGCCTCTCCGTCAAGTCCGTCCGCTCCTTCGCCAGGTCAATGCTCGACGAAATGCGGCTAGCCGGCTGGGATCCCGCTGCGGCCGCTGGTGCGGTGCACCCGAGCGTCCCGTTGCGCCATGCCGGCGACGCCAAGTTCGCGCTCGAGTCCTACATCACGCTGAAGATGTTCACAAACTTCCACCGGAGAGACTTCGGTCTGAATCATTTGCAGGAACGGGGCTCCTACGACCAGCGCCGCTTCTTCGAAGAGTTCGCGGAGCTCAAGACAGTGCCGGCTTCCACGCTCCTTGACGCGGGGAGCTCACGGTGGAGCACGCTAGGCAAGTTCTTGCGGGACAGGTACATTTCTGTAGTTCACGAGCGGATGGAAATGGCGTTCTTCGGAAGGCCAGTGCAGCGCGCTCTGCTGAACGCCGGGGCGGCGTTCCCGGAGACGGCGTGGTTTGCCGAGTTCGCCGAGATGGCGCGCCGCGTCTggttactgcattgcctgttcttcgcgttcgatggcggcgacgacggcgcgtCCATCTTCCAGGCACGGGCCGGGGACCGGTTCTCGGAGGTCTATATGGAGAGCGTAAGCGACATGGACGAGGAAGACGGTGCCGGCATGTCACTGGCTCTGGCCGGGAACCGCGTCGTCGGGTTCACCGTTGTGCCGGGGTTCATAGTCGGGCGGTCAGTGATGCAATCCCGAGTATACCTCTCGCGCCCCGCGCGACATACGTGA